The DNA region CGGCATCACCGCCTGGGGCGCCACGTCCGAAGAAGCAGAGCAAAACTCGCTGTGGATCATCGAACAGGCCGAAAAATACATCGCGGACAACGGCAAGGCAGAGCCCTTCGGCGCCAAGCTGCCCGGCTATGGTGCGCTGCCGGAGGCGGAGCGGAAGGCCAAAGCCGCCGCGCTGGCACCGGTGATCCGTGGCCTCGCGTCCACGGACAAGCCGGTCCTGGGGCATTTCAGTGATGACGCCGTCGTCCTTGACTTCCTCGAAGCCGCCGAACATCCGCGCCTTGGCGCGCTGGGTACCTCGTGCCCGGACCATTTCCTGCGGACCAAGGTCAAGCCCCTCATTGTGGACCTTCCCGCCGATGCGTCCGTGGCGGACTCCATCGCCCGGCTGCAGGAGCTGCACGCGGACTACCGGGCGGACTACCAGGCCTACTATGGTCGCCACGCGGACCAGGACAGCCCCGCCTTGCGCGGCGCGGACCCGGCGATCGTCCTGGTCCCGGGGGTGGGCATGTTTTCCTTCGGCGCGAACAAGCAGACCGCCCGGGTTGCCGGCGAGTTCTACCTCAACGCCATCAACGTCATGCGCGGCGCCGAGGCGATCTCCAGCTACGCCCCGATCGAGGAATCCGAGAAATTCCGGATCGAGTACTGGGCCTTGGAGGAAGCCAAGCTGGCCCGCATGCCCAAGCCCAAATCCCACGCCACCCGCATCGCCTTGGTGACCGGAGCGGCGTCGGGGATCGGCAAGGCCATCGCCACCCGGTTGGCGTCCGACGGCGCATGCGTAGTGATTGCCGACCTGAACCTGGAGAACGCCCAGGCCGTCGCCACGGAACTGGGCGGGCCCGACGTCGCCATCGGTGTCCAGGCCGATGTCACCAACGAAGCGCAGATCGCGGCCGCCATCCAGGAAGCCGTGCTCGCGTTCGGCGGGCTGGACCTGGTGGTCAACAACGCTGGCCTTTCGATCTCCAAGCCGCTGCTGGAGACCACCGAAAAGGACTGGGACCTCCAGCACAATGTCATGGCCAAGGGCTCCTTCCTGGTGTCCAAGGCCGCTGCGAAGGTCATGATCGACCAGGGCCTGGGCGGGGACATCATCTACATCTCCTCAAAGAACTCGGTGTTCGCCGGTCCGAACAACATCGCGTACTCGGCCACCAAGGCCGACCAGGCACACCAGGTCCGGCTGCTCGCTGCCGAACTCGGTGAGCACGGGATCCGCGTCAACGGGATTAACCCCGACGGCGTGGTCCGCGGCTCCGGCATCTTCGCCGGCGGCTGGGGCGCCAAGCGCGCCGCGGTCTACGGCGTGGACGAGGAGAAGCTGGGCGAGTACTACGCCCAGCGCACCCTGCTCAAGCGCGAAGTCCTGCCCGAGCACGTGGCCAACGCCGCCGCCGTCCTCACCAGCAACGAACTGTCCCACACCACCGGCCTGCACATCCCCGTGGACGCCGGTGTGGCCGCAGCCTTCCTGCGATGAACACAACGGCACACCATGCAAAGGAAAGTGCCGGCGGCGGTACGCCCGCCCGCGGTGTTTTTGCCGCCGTCGATATCGGCGCCTCCTCCGGCCGGGTGATCCTCGGCCGGATCAAGGACGGTCCCGGCAAGGACCGGCGCGTCGAGCTCGAGGTGGTGCACCGCTTTCCCAACGGGGTAGTGGAGCTCGACGGCGGCCTCCGCTGGGATTTCGACGCCCTGTTCGATGAGGTGCTCGCGGGCCTGTCGGCTGCAGCCACCGTAGCCGCTGTCCAGGACGAGGAAATCACCAGCATCGGGATCGACACCTGGGCGGTGGACTACGGTCTGGTCAATGCCGCCGGGGAGCTGGTGGCCCAACCGTTCAGCTACCGCGATGACCGCAACCACGCCGCCGTCGCCCCTGTCCACCAGAAGCTGGACCCGGCCCGGCTATATGCCACCACCGGGCTGCAGTTCCTGCAGTTCAACACGGTCTACCAGCTGGCCACCGAGCGGGCATTGAACGGCGTGCAGGCGCTGCTCATCCCGGACCTCATCGCCTTCCTGCTCACCGGCATCCGGCGCACCGAAGCGACCAACGCCTCCACCACCGGGCTGTTTGATGCCGTGGCGGGGGAGTGGGCCACCGGGTTCCTGACTGCGCTGGGCCTGCCCAGGAAGCTGTTCCCGCCCCTGATCCAGCCGGGCGATACGGTGGGCACGCTGCTGCCGGAGATCGCTGCCCGCGTGGGACTTCCGGCCAGCACCAAGGTGGTGGCTGTCGGATCGCACGACACAGCGTCCGCCGTCGCCGCCGTGCCCGCACAGGAAGAGAACTTCGCCTACATCTCCTCCGGAACGTGGTCCCTGGTTGGTCTCGAGCTCCGGCACCCGGTGCTCACCGATGCCAGCCGGGAGGCGAACTTCACCAACGAACGCGGCGTGGATGGCACTATCCGCTACCTGCGCAACATGGGCGGGCTCTGGTTGCTCAGCGAATGCCAGCGGACCTGGGCAGCGGAAGGATTCACCACGGAACTCACGGCGCTGCTCACGGCCGCCGCGGCCCTGCCTCCGGGCGGGCCGAAGATCAACCCGGATGATTCCTACTTCATCGCCCCCGACAACATGCCTGAACGGATCCGGGCCGCGGTGCGAGGGACAGGGGAGCTGCTCGCGGATGACCCCGCGGCTATCACCCGCTGCATCATGGACAGCCTGGCTGCCGGCTACGCCAAAGCCATCACGGCGGCGGAGCGCCTCGCGGACCATTCCGTAGACGTGGTGCACGTGGTGGGCGGCGGCTCGCAGAACGGGCTCCTCTGCCAGCTCACAGCGGATGCCACCGGCAAACGAGTGGTGGCAGGACCGGTCGAGGCCACTGCCCTGGGCAACGTCCTGGTGCAAGCCAGGGCCGCCGGCCAGGTCAGCGGCGGCCTGGCGGAGTTGCGGAGCCTGGCGGGCGGCAGCAGCGCGTTGCAGCACTTCACACCGGCGCTTTCCCGGCTCTAAGTTTGCCCGATAGGTCGGACCATTCCAGTCCCCACCTTGGCGCGAACTGGCAGGTAATGCCCTCAATCCTCCGCAATGAGGGCATTATCTGCCAGTTCGCGCAACAGGAGCTGGGTGGGTAAGGGGATCCGGCGCTCTTAGACCCTGTAATCATCCGATGTTTTCCCCTAGGATTTAGTCCCATGCGTGCAGAACACACTCTCGTCTACGATGCCCCGGCCGCCGATTGGCTTGAAGCCCTGCCGCTGGGGAACGGACGCTTGGGGGCCATGGTGTTTGGCGGCCGGCCGCTCGCCGGGGACTCAGCTCCTGTTGGCACGCTGGAGCACCGGTTCCAGCTCAATGACGGCTCCGCCTGGTCCGGCTCGCCACACAGCGAGGCCCTCGAACCGGTCTTCAGCCGGGAGCGGGCGGACCGGATCCTTGCCACCAGCCGCCGGCAGATCAGCGCAGGCCACTTTACGGCCGCACACGAAACGCTGAAGGAACTCCAGCACCGCCACTCGCAGTCATATCTGCCGTTTGCTGACCTGTTCCTGACGGTGGCCCATTCGGATGTGCCCGGATCTGCTCCAGAGACAGACACGCACACCGGCAACCCGCCCAAGGCCTACCGCCGCACCCTTGACCTCACCCGCGCCGTCAACTCCACGACCTACCAGGTGGACGGCCACACGGTCCGGGTGGACGCCTTCGCGAGCCACGATCCCTCCGTCATGGTCATCTCGGTGGAAACGGACGCGCCCGGCGGCCTTGACCTCGCCCTCCGCCTGGACTCGCAGCTGCGGATCCTCCGCCGTTCCAGCAGCCCGGTGCTGGCGGCCCTGGAACTGAAGATGCCCTCCGACGTCGCTCCTTCCCACGACGGCGGCCTGGTGCAGTACTCGGACGACGATGCCCTCAGTCTCCAAGGGGCCGTTGTGGTCGCATGGAAGCACAACGGCACCGCCGCAGTTGCAGACAGTGCCGCACTTGCAGGCAACACAGACGACGACGGCCTGGCCGCCACAGGCGTCCGGCACGCCGTCATTTACGTGACCACAGAGACAACCTTTATGGGTCTGGGCCAGCAACCGGAGGGCACGGCATCAGACGCTGTCGCCGCAGCACGCGAAACCCTCGACGCCGCCATGGCGGCCGGGCGTGGCGCACTCCTGGCCCGCCATGAGGACAGCCATGGGCGGCTCTATGACAGCTCCCGTATCAGCCTGGACGTGCCGGCGTGGACAGGGACCAACACGGGCCACCGCCTGCGGGCCGCCAATGCGCATCCGGACGGACCGCTTGCCGCCGACCCCGGGCTGGCGGCGCTGCTGTTCAACTACGGCCGGTACCTGCTGATTTCCAGTTCGCGGACCGGGCCGCCCGGCTCACGGAAAGGCACTGCCTGGCGAGGCACGCCAGCGAACCTGCAGGGCATCTGGAACGACAAACTGCCAGCTCCCTGGAGCTCCAACTTCACCACCAACATCAACCTGGAGATGAACTATTGGGGTGCGGAGCCAACGGGCCTTGCCGAATGCGCGGAGCCGCTGTTCGCGCTTATCGAAGCACTGCAAGAGACCGGCGCCGCCACGGCGCAGGAGTATTACGGCGCCCGCGGCTGGGCGGTGCACCACAACTCGGACATCTGGGGCTACAGCAAGCCAGTAGGGGATGGAACCCATTCGCCGGAATGGTCCTTCTGGCCCATGGCCGGTCTGTGGCTGGTCCGGCATCTGTGGGAACACCTTCGGTTCTCTGATCCGGCCGGCAGCGGACGGGCCGACGCCTCTGCCGATGCCGTTGCCGTTGCCGGGACAGCGGGCTTTGCGCGGGAGGCCGCCTGGCCTGCCATCCGGGGCGCCGCGGAATTGGCCCTGGACCTGATGATGGAATTCCCGGACGGAACTTTGGGCACCAGCCCGTCCACCTCGCCGGAGAACAACTTCGCCGTAGGGAGCGCCGGCCCGGACCAGCCAGGCAGCCCTGCAGCCGCGGCCCTGTCCTCCACCCTGGACCTCACGTTGATCAATGACGTGTTCCGGATGTTGTGCTCCCTCGCGGAGGAGCTGGGCATGGAAGAGGACTCCGTGGTGGCCGAGGCCCGGGCAGCTCTGCCGCGGCTTCCGGAGCCCATGCCCGGCCGGAACGGCAGGCTCCGCGAATGGCTGGCAGATCCGGAGGAGTGGGAGCCGGAGCACCGCCACGTGAGTCACCTCTATCTGGCCTACCCCGGCGACACCCCGCTGAGCCCCGGGCTCGAGGCCGCAGTCAGCGCCAGCCTGGACGGCCGCGGCGACGACTCCACCGGGTGGTCCCTGGCATGGAAGATCCTGCTCCGGGCGCGGCTCCGCCAGCCGGGGAAAGTCAGCGACCTGTTCCGGCTCTATTTCCGGGACATGACCACTGACCGCGGCGGCCACGGCGGGGGCCTGTACCCCAACCTCTTCGGCGCGCACCCTCCGTTCCAGATCGACGGCAACTTTGGCTTTGTGGCGGGCCTCGCGGAGTGTCTGCTGCAAAGCCACCGGACACAGGGCAGCCTGCAGGAGATTGAACTGCTGCCGGCGCTGCCGGTTGAACTGTCCGACGGCGCCGCCAGCCGCCTGCGCGCACGTCCGGGCGTTGAAGTGGACCTGGAGTGGAGGGACGGCCTGCTGACGGCGGCGACGCTCACCTCGCCGCTGCAGCGGCGGGTCCTCGTCCGTTACGGCGCGCGCGTCCAGGAAGTTCATCTGGAGCCCCGGCAGGCAACAGTTCTGAACGTGGCTTCATTCGAGGGCTCATTCGACGGTGCAGCCCTGCCCTCGTGACATAGGATCGCCAACAGTCCCCGTACCCCGCCAACCCACCAACGTTCAAGAAACCGACAGAACCGGACAGCCCGATGCCCCTCTTTGACCTTCCCCTTGGCCAGCTCCGAGGCTACACATCCAGCATCACGCAGCCGGCCGACTTCCAGGCCTTCTGGGACTCGACCATAGATGAGGCCCGGACGTTTCCCCTCGCTGCAACTTTCGAGCCCGTGGAGAACTACCTGTCGGTCATCGACACCTTCGACGTCACGTTCGCCGGCTTCGGCGGGTCCCCGATCAAGGGCTGGCTGCACCTCCCGGCGAACCGTCCGGCCGGAACCCGGCTCCCCGTCGTCGTGAATTATGTGGGCTATTCAGGAGGGCGCGGACTGGTCAACCAGGACACCAAATGGGCGCAGGCGGGCTACGCGCACTTCATCATGGACACCCGCGGCCAAGGCTACGGCGGGACGCTTGGGGAGACGGCGGACCCGCACCCGACCGCCGGGGAGGTGGCCCACGCGGGGCTGATGACCAGGGGAGCAGGGAGCCGTGAGGACTACTACTACCGCAGAGTCTACGTGGACGCCTTCCGTGCGGTGGAAGCGGCCCAGGCGCACCCGGAGGTGGATGCTTCGCGGGTGGTGTTGGCCGGAGTCAGCCAGGGTGGCGGCATAGTGGTGGCGGTCGCGGGGCTGGTTGCCGGACGGCTCGACGGCGTCATCGCCGCGCTGCCGGACGTCCCGTTCCTGCAGGACTTTCCCCGCGCCATCGACATCACGCCGCGGGGCCCGTATCCGGAGATTGCGGCCTTTCTGGGCCGGCACCGGGACCGGTACGAGCCCATGCTCGCCGTGCTGAACTATTTCGACGGCGTCAACCTGGCCCGGGCGGCCACGGTTCCGGCACTGTATTCGGCGGCGCAGATGGACGACATCTGCCCGCCCTCGACCGTGTTCGCCAGCTTCAACGCCTACGGTTCCGGGACCGCCGGAACGTCGGGCACCGGGGCGGCCAAGGAGATCGAGGTGTACCGGTTCAACAACCACGAGGGCGGCCAGGAGCACCACTGGATCAAGCAGCTGCAGTTCCTGCGGAAGCTTATTGGGTAGCCGCTGCCTCCGTTAGCGGCTGCCGAATGATGGTCTTCAACTTTTCGGGAGCGGTTCGACGGGCATCACTGAGGTAGATCTCGTGGTGGGTTCCGGAGCGCACACAGCCGTGATCGGCGATGAAGTCATGCAGGCGCTCGATAACGGGCCCTTCTTCGGAATAGGGGCCGATATGAAGTACCTGTGCAGCCGGTCCCTCCCTGAAGTGTTCCAGGCGCATCCTGTCCATCGATGTCAGCTCGGGCTTCTTCCGCATGGCAGCTTCAGCCGCCTCCTGGAACAGCGTGGCCGTGACCGCCGCAGGCTGCATGATCATGAGGGTCCAATTCCAGTCCTGCTTGTTCGTGACCGAAAAGGTGGCCATGTCCTGCACCCACCACAGCCCCTCCAAGGGCATCACGCTGAAGTCGATTTCCTCCGGCGCCCGGCGGATCGCGAACTTTGCCGTGTACGCCACGGCATAAAGCGCCTGGACGGCAGCGGCATACCCGGGGGGCGGTGTTGGGATCGCCGTGGCCGTCGATCATCAGGAACGCCATCCCGGGCACGTCCACCATCGTCGGCTCGCGGGGAGCCGAATACAGGTGCTTCAGCTCCTTCTTGTAATCCACCTTCAGCAAATCAGCAGTCCTTCCCGCACAGCAGGGCCCAATGTGAAGCTCACGGTTTGCGAGCAGGCTAGCGCCCACGCTATGGTCTTGGCTATGACTAACCGTTGGTATGCGTATTTTTCGTTGGCTCTGGAGGGGCCCGCGTCTAACTGACACGCATCCAACTTTCCTTCAGAGCTAACAGGGCAGAGATCATTCTCTGCCCTTCGCCATTTCTCCGGCGGGTTCTGATCTGGGCCCGCTTCCCATCTGGAACAGGACCCGAACATGAGCACAGCACCAGCCGCCACCGCCGGCACATCCACGCCACAAGCCGGTAAATCCACATCCAACCTGCGCGTCAGCGAATTCACGGCATTGCCCACGCCCCAGGAGCTCATTGGCGAGCTGCCGCTGGATGCCCGGGTGACGGACGTCGTCGAGCGGGGGAGGGATGAAGTCCGCGCCATCATGGACGGTGTGGATGACCGGCTGCTGGTCATTGTGGGCCCATGCTCCATCCACGATCCGAAGGCCGGACTGGAATACGCCCGCCGGCTGGTGAGCCAGGCGGAGAAGCACAAGGAAGACCTGCTGATTGTCATGCGGGCCTACTTCGAGAAGCCGCGCACCACCGTGGGCTGGAAGGGCCTGATCAACGATCCACGCTTGGACGGCAGCCACGACATGGCCACCGGGCTCAGCGCCGCCCGGCAGTTCCTGCACCAGATCACCTCACTGGGGCTGCCCACGGCCACCGAATTCCTGGAACCCATCAGCCCCCAGTACATGGCTGACCTGATCTCCTGGGGCGCCATCGGGGCACGCACCACCGAAAGCCAGATCCACCGTCAGCTCGCGTCCGGCCTGTCCATGCCGATCGGGTTCAAGAACGGCACCGACGGCGACCTGCAGATCGCCATCGACGCCTGCGGTGCCGCCGGTGCTGCCCAGGCGTTCCTGGGGATCGACGGCGACGGGCGGGCAGCGCTCGTGGCCACCGCCGGCAACCCGGACACCCACGTCATCCTCCGCGGCGGACGCAAGGGACCCAACTACTCGGCTGCCGACGTCGAAGCCGCCTCCGCAAGGCTTGCAGCGAAGCAGCTCAACACTCGGCTCATCGTGGACGCAAGCCACGCCAACAGCGGGAAGAGCCATCACCGTCAGGCCGAGGTGGCACTGGAAATCGGAGCCCAGCTCGAGGACGGCGGCCAGGCCGCGCAGGCCATTGCGGGCGTAATGCTGGAGAGCTTCCTGGTGGGTGGCGCCCAGAACCTGGACGTGGCCGAGCACGCAGCGGGCCGGTCGGAGCTTGTTTACGGCCAGAGCGTCACGGACGCCTGCATGGACTGGGACGTGTCGGTATCCGTGCTGAACCAGCTGGCGGCGTCGGCACGGAAGCGCCGTGCGGCGAAATGATTACCCGGATGGCTTTCACAATAGCCCCAAGAACCTCTAGAGTATCTAGCACATGGTTGGTGGATGGCTCAGCATCGGCACACCGCAATGGCATAAACCTGGGGTCCGTGTTGTCCATCCGTCAGCAAAGGAATAAAGGCAAATGTCCGCAGAACAGAACTTCTCGAACGCGAAGTTCCTGACCGTGGCCGAAGTGGCCGAGGTCATGCGCGTCTCCAAAATGACCGTGTACCGCCTTGTCCATTCCGGCGAAATGCCCGCGGTGCGCTTTGGCCGCTCGTACCGGGTACCGGAAAACGCCGTCGAACAGTACCTCAAGGGTGCTGTAGTGGACGGCCACTCTGAGACCGCCTGAGGTGCCCAGCCGGTGAGTTCCGGCGGCGATTCACCGCTGTTTGGGACGCTCAGCGGGGGCCGGTCAGTGGGTGCTCCCGATAAGCGGTACCCTGTTAAGGAACGTTTTAGGTCATTGTAAGAATCTGTCAGTTGTTCAGTCTGTAGCTCTGTCCACGGACCATTTCCATCAGACAGGTACTGCATCTAGTTTGTAAGGAACTTTCGTGGGTTCAGTTATTAAGAAGCGTCGCAAGCGTATGGCCAAGAAGAAGCACCGCAAGTTGCTTCGTAAGACCCGTCACCAGCGCCGCAATAAGAAGTAGAGATACTTCGAACTGCGTGAAATGCCCGTTGCCTCTCCGGCAGCGGGCATTTTTGTTTTGTCTGGCCGCCCTACACCCGGGGGCCGCGGATACGGGAGAACCCCCGCCAGAGGCCGTACACCGCGCCTCCTGCGGTCGCCGCCTTGAGCCCCAAGGTGGCTGCACGGCGGCCTGAACGGAAATCGTAGACCGGCCAGTTGTTGTCCCGGGCGTGGCGGCGGAGCCTGGAGTCGGGATTGATGGCCACGGGGTGTCCCACCAGGGTGAGCAGCGGGATGTCGTTGTAGGAATCGCTGTAGGCCCAGCAACGTTTGAGGTCCAGGCCTTCGGCGTCTGCGATGCCCTGGACGGCCACTGCTTTCGCGGAGCCGTGCAGGATGTCGCCCACCAGCCGTCCGGT from Arthrobacter pascens includes:
- a CDS encoding bifunctional aldolase/short-chain dehydrogenase, which codes for MNMQNTDMKSTGNKTVAELISRSNRLGADKRNTNFAGGNTSAKGTEQDPVTGEDVQLLWVKGSGGDLGTLKAENLAVLRLDRLNALKNVYPGVEREDEMVAAFDYCLHGKGGAAPSIDTAMHGLVDAAHVDHLHPDSGIAIATAVDGESLTTKIFGNKVVWVPWRRPGFQLGLDIAAIKDANPQAIGTILGGHGITAWGATSEEAEQNSLWIIEQAEKYIADNGKAEPFGAKLPGYGALPEAERKAKAAALAPVIRGLASTDKPVLGHFSDDAVVLDFLEAAEHPRLGALGTSCPDHFLRTKVKPLIVDLPADASVADSIARLQELHADYRADYQAYYGRHADQDSPALRGADPAIVLVPGVGMFSFGANKQTARVAGEFYLNAINVMRGAEAISSYAPIEESEKFRIEYWALEEAKLARMPKPKSHATRIALVTGAASGIGKAIATRLASDGACVVIADLNLENAQAVATELGGPDVAIGVQADVTNEAQIAAAIQEAVLAFGGLDLVVNNAGLSISKPLLETTEKDWDLQHNVMAKGSFLVSKAAAKVMIDQGLGGDIIYISSKNSVFAGPNNIAYSATKADQAHQVRLLAAELGEHGIRVNGINPDGVVRGSGIFAGGWGAKRAAVYGVDEEKLGEYYAQRTLLKREVLPEHVANAAAVLTSNELSHTTGLHIPVDAGVAAAFLR
- a CDS encoding rhamnulokinase; amino-acid sequence: MNTTAHHAKESAGGGTPARGVFAAVDIGASSGRVILGRIKDGPGKDRRVELEVVHRFPNGVVELDGGLRWDFDALFDEVLAGLSAAATVAAVQDEEITSIGIDTWAVDYGLVNAAGELVAQPFSYRDDRNHAAVAPVHQKLDPARLYATTGLQFLQFNTVYQLATERALNGVQALLIPDLIAFLLTGIRRTEATNASTTGLFDAVAGEWATGFLTALGLPRKLFPPLIQPGDTVGTLLPEIAARVGLPASTKVVAVGSHDTASAVAAVPAQEENFAYISSGTWSLVGLELRHPVLTDASREANFTNERGVDGTIRYLRNMGGLWLLSECQRTWAAEGFTTELTALLTAAAALPPGGPKINPDDSYFIAPDNMPERIRAAVRGTGELLADDPAAITRCIMDSLAAGYAKAITAAERLADHSVDVVHVVGGGSQNGLLCQLTADATGKRVVAGPVEATALGNVLVQARAAGQVSGGLAELRSLAGGSSALQHFTPALSRL
- a CDS encoding glycosyl hydrolase family 95 catalytic domain-containing protein; protein product: MRAEHTLVYDAPAADWLEALPLGNGRLGAMVFGGRPLAGDSAPVGTLEHRFQLNDGSAWSGSPHSEALEPVFSRERADRILATSRRQISAGHFTAAHETLKELQHRHSQSYLPFADLFLTVAHSDVPGSAPETDTHTGNPPKAYRRTLDLTRAVNSTTYQVDGHTVRVDAFASHDPSVMVISVETDAPGGLDLALRLDSQLRILRRSSSPVLAALELKMPSDVAPSHDGGLVQYSDDDALSLQGAVVVAWKHNGTAAVADSAALAGNTDDDGLAATGVRHAVIYVTTETTFMGLGQQPEGTASDAVAAARETLDAAMAAGRGALLARHEDSHGRLYDSSRISLDVPAWTGTNTGHRLRAANAHPDGPLAADPGLAALLFNYGRYLLISSSRTGPPGSRKGTAWRGTPANLQGIWNDKLPAPWSSNFTTNINLEMNYWGAEPTGLAECAEPLFALIEALQETGAATAQEYYGARGWAVHHNSDIWGYSKPVGDGTHSPEWSFWPMAGLWLVRHLWEHLRFSDPAGSGRADASADAVAVAGTAGFAREAAWPAIRGAAELALDLMMEFPDGTLGTSPSTSPENNFAVGSAGPDQPGSPAAAALSSTLDLTLINDVFRMLCSLAEELGMEEDSVVAEARAALPRLPEPMPGRNGRLREWLADPEEWEPEHRHVSHLYLAYPGDTPLSPGLEAAVSASLDGRGDDSTGWSLAWKILLRARLRQPGKVSDLFRLYFRDMTTDRGGHGGGLYPNLFGAHPPFQIDGNFGFVAGLAECLLQSHRTQGSLQEIELLPALPVELSDGAASRLRARPGVEVDLEWRDGLLTAATLTSPLQRRVLVRYGARVQEVHLEPRQATVLNVASFEGSFDGAALPS
- a CDS encoding acetylxylan esterase: MPLFDLPLGQLRGYTSSITQPADFQAFWDSTIDEARTFPLAATFEPVENYLSVIDTFDVTFAGFGGSPIKGWLHLPANRPAGTRLPVVVNYVGYSGGRGLVNQDTKWAQAGYAHFIMDTRGQGYGGTLGETADPHPTAGEVAHAGLMTRGAGSREDYYYRRVYVDAFRAVEAAQAHPEVDASRVVLAGVSQGGGIVVAVAGLVAGRLDGVIAALPDVPFLQDFPRAIDITPRGPYPEIAAFLGRHRDRYEPMLAVLNYFDGVNLARAATVPALYSAAQMDDICPPSTVFASFNAYGSGTAGTSGTGAAKEIEVYRFNNHEGGQEHHWIKQLQFLRKLIG
- a CDS encoding GyrI-like domain-containing protein; protein product: MAYTAKFAIRRAPEEIDFSVMPLEGLWWVQDMATFSVTNKQDWNWTLMIMQPAAVTATLFQEAAEAAMRKKPELTSMDRMRLEHFREGPAAQVLHIGPYSEEGPVIERLHDFIADHGCVRSGTHHEIYLSDARRTAPEKLKTIIRQPLTEAAATQ
- a CDS encoding 3-deoxy-7-phosphoheptulonate synthase, which codes for MSTAPAATAGTSTPQAGKSTSNLRVSEFTALPTPQELIGELPLDARVTDVVERGRDEVRAIMDGVDDRLLVIVGPCSIHDPKAGLEYARRLVSQAEKHKEDLLIVMRAYFEKPRTTVGWKGLINDPRLDGSHDMATGLSAARQFLHQITSLGLPTATEFLEPISPQYMADLISWGAIGARTTESQIHRQLASGLSMPIGFKNGTDGDLQIAIDACGAAGAAQAFLGIDGDGRAALVATAGNPDTHVILRGGRKGPNYSAADVEAASARLAAKQLNTRLIVDASHANSGKSHHRQAEVALEIGAQLEDGGQAAQAIAGVMLESFLVGGAQNLDVAEHAAGRSELVYGQSVTDACMDWDVSVSVLNQLAASARKRRAAK
- a CDS encoding helix-turn-helix domain-containing protein, which codes for MSAEQNFSNAKFLTVAEVAEVMRVSKMTVYRLVHSGEMPAVRFGRSYRVPENAVEQYLKGAVVDGHSETA
- a CDS encoding 30S ribosomal protein bS22; the protein is MGSVIKKRRKRMAKKKHRKLLRKTRHQRRNKK